The following coding sequences are from one Musa acuminata AAA Group cultivar baxijiao chromosome BXJ2-4, Cavendish_Baxijiao_AAA, whole genome shotgun sequence window:
- the LOC135611325 gene encoding uncharacterized protein LOC135611325 produces the protein MEKKQGFFSALREEVARGLTPARARGRSRSRSESPRRGPSPVVELLLLPRRRWRRRGMVGGPAVPRSGSLAPLMEGPDSGEGEGDEARKERGWGQWVKGQLSRAPSVSTSAAASCRPSDLRLLLGVMAAPLAPIHVCSTDPLPHLSIKDTPIETSSAQYILQQYTAASGGLKLLSSVRNAYAMGKVRMVATELEMATKIVRKRNASRDAESGSFVLWQMAPDMWYVELAAGGSKVRAGCNGKLVWRHTPWLGAHAAKGPVRPLRRALQGLDPLTTASMFANARCIGEKKVNGEDCFILKLCADPQTFRARSEGPAEVIRHVLFGYFSQRTGLLIHIEDSHLTRIQASAGGDAAYWETSINSFIDDYRPVDGMMIAHSGHSVVTLFRFGEVAMSHTKTRMEEAWTIEEVAFNVPGLSMDCFIPPADIKRGSISEACELPQGERGENTVAGNRRAKVAALEKSHDGADGNIVWRVEV, from the exons ATGGAGAAGAAGCAAGGGTTCTTTTCGGCGCTGAGGGAGGAGGTGGCGAGGGGGCTGACGCCGGCGCGGGCGCGGGGGAGGTCGAGGTCGAGGTCGGAGAGCCCCCGGCGGGGACCGTCGCCGGTGGTGGAGCTTCTGCTGCTgccgcggcggcggtggaggcggcGCGGGATGGTGGGGGGACCGGCGGTGCCGAGATCCGGGAGCCTGGCGCCGCTGATGGAGGGCCCTGAttcgggggagggggagggggatgaGGCGCGCAAGGAGCGGGGGTGGGGGCAGTGGGTGAAGGGACAGCTCTCCCGGGCGCCATCCGTAtccacctccgccgccgcctcgtGCCGGCCTTCGGACCTCCGGCTTCTTCTTGGGGTCATGGCGGCGCCCCTCGCCCCCATCCACGTCTGCTCCACCGACCCGCTTCCTCACCTTAGTATCAAGGATACTCCCATC GAGACGTCGTCGGCGCAGTACATCCTTCAGCAGTATACAGCGGCATCAGGAGGTCTGAAGTTGCTGAGCTCCGTCAGGAATGCTTACGCAATGGGGAAGGTAAGGATGGTGGCAACCGAGCTCGAGATGGCCACCAAGATCGTCAGGAAGAGGAATGCATCCAGGGATGCAGAGTCCGGTAGCTTCGTCCTCTGGCAGATGGCACCTGACATGTGGTATGTGGAGCTCGCAGCCGGTGGCAGCAAGGTCCGTGCCGGTTGTAATGGGAAGCTAGTTTGGCGCCACACACCATGGCTCGGTGCCCATGCCGCCAAGGGCCCTGTCCGGCCCCTTCGTCGGGCTCTTCAG GGTCTTGATCCGCTGACCACAGCTAGCATGTTCGCCAATGCACGATGCATTGGGGAGAAGAAGGTCAACGGGGAGGATTGCTTCATCCTCAAGCTATGTGCGGATCCACAGACGTTCAGAGCAAGGAGCGAGGGACCTGCCGAGGTCATTAGGCATGTCTTATTTGGTTACTTTAGCCAGAGAACGGGACTACTCATCCATATTGAGGATTCACATCTGACTCGAATCCAAGCAAGTGCCGGCGGTGATGCTGCTTACTGGGAAACCTCCATCAACTCCTTCATCGACGATTATCGCCCGGTCGATGGCATGATGATTGCCCACTCTGGTCACTCGGTTGTCACTCTTTTTCGGTTCGGTGAAGTGGCCATGAGCCACACGAAAAccaggatggaggaggcttggaccaTCGAGGAGGTTGCCTTTAATGTTCCTGGTCTCTCTATGGATTGTTTTATCCCTCCGGCTGATATAAAACGTGGGTCCATCAGCGAAGCCTGTGAGCTACCTCAGGGAGAAAGAGGGGAGAACACCGTGGCTGGGAATCGTCGGGCCAAGGTCGCGGCACTGGAGAAGTCACATGATGGCGCCGATGGCAACATCGTGTGGAGGGTGGAAGTCTAA